From Phycodurus eques isolate BA_2022a chromosome 1, UOR_Pequ_1.1, whole genome shotgun sequence, one genomic window encodes:
- the LOC133411564 gene encoding uncharacterized protein LOC133411564, with the protein MATRLPGFTPLSPLGLHLLLLLGSLFAFTPRTANAAVASDLRTPGPRHWDAGKGSERRDQEWEPPGDSRTQPRGGERGAAGKMPGARNEAREGVGTFWRRREDPPIRPRHFLSGVTHRSRSEWGVEKGVVPPSTSAAFRCSPVRSGKKRTVQRTTGACAQSRPHLTQRGAAMAFVLAFGLRDASGSRGMSGGGVWERARKVRRLGAPSTHHKPSPDPVPFRILTLFGYISTWTKTSNNTFELHNSIWTQALKVVDVPNFPAYNVFQHSSYQCQKAYDDEVDDDGGSGSMVRRAGSCSHLGRHSVIDPSNIQVGAEGGCWTERVRGEREDWLGREAEDLCSAPATFRYRGKGLIMRGKRKL; encoded by the exons ATGGCTACACGGCTACCGGGCTTCACCCCGCTCTCGCCTCTGGGTCTTCACCTGCTTCTCCTCCTCGGCTCTTTGTTCGCCTTCACCCCGCGGACGGCGAATGCAGCGGTGGCTTCCGACCTGAGGACCCCCGGCCCCCGCCACTGGGATGCCGGTAAAGGGAGCGAGCGGCGTGACCAAGAATGGGAGCCGCCGGGGGACAGCAGGACACAGCCGCGGGGAGGAGAACGAGGAGCGGCGGGAAAGATGCCGGGGGCACGAAACGAGGCACGGGAAGGAGTCGGGACGTTTTGGAGGCGCAGGGAAGACCCCCCGATACGACCTCGTCATTTCCTCTCCGGCGTGACACACAGGAGCCGCTCTGAATGGGGGGTGGAGAAGGGCGTTGTTCCGCCTTCCACCTCGGCCGCTTTCAGGTGCTCGCCGGTTCGGAGTGGTAAAAAACGGACAGTACAAAGGACTACCGGAGCGTGCGCGCAGTCACGGCCACACCTAACTCAACGTGGTGCAGCAATGGCCTTTGTGCTAGCATTTGGCCTGCGCGACGCATCCGGAAGTAGAGGAATGAGTGgcggaggggtgtgggagaggGCTCGTAAGGTGAGGAGACTCGGAGCCCCCTCCACGCATCACAAACCATCACCAGACCCCGTGCCTTTTCGCATCCTTACTCTTTTTGGATACATTTCAACGTGGACAAAGACCTctaacaatacatttgaattacaCAATTCAATTTGGACCCAAGCATTGAAAGTGGTTGACGTTCCAAATTTCCCTGCATACAATGTTTTCCAGCATTCGAGTTATCAGTGCCAAAAGGCATATGATGACGAGGTTGATGATGATGGCGGTAGTGGCAGTATGGTCAGGAGAGCTGGTAGTTGTTCTCATTTGGGCAGGCACAGTGTTATCGACCCAAGCAATATCCAAGTGGGGGCTGAGGGAGGCTGTTGGACTGAACGAGTCAGGGGGGAGAGGGAAGACTGGTTGGGGAGGGAGGCAGAAGACCTATGTAGTGCACCGGCAACGTTTAGGTATCGAGGAAAGG GGCTGATAATGAGGGGAAAGCGGAAGTTATAA